The Coregonus clupeaformis isolate EN_2021a chromosome 6, ASM2061545v1, whole genome shotgun sequence genome has a segment encoding these proteins:
- the LOC121573598 gene encoding E3 SUMO-protein ligase KIAA1586-like isoform X1, whose protein sequence is MKKGHKRRCATPVDGRHHSETSIMTGQTCGVLNKQKTSNPRTPGWDPKTKKLGCLVCSSVNSIGIDKEQGQGVSLSREWMNFEIQVSGQGSRTTSLSILRNKVRKHALSKAHTQAVKVAEQQKEAAIENAVETMTESYMKETEAVFRTAYHLAKKNRPFSDHESLIELQELNGVKMGSILHSRYSATQIIQHVASEMQSKIISSIIASSSKLAVLIDEASSLSHKAVMTVSIKASIQEESPEFIFLELVELENQRADGILQALLTCLTNAGFTEEWLHENWVTFVSDGASVMLGKKSGVATRLTLRFPKLFVWHCMNHRLELAVSDAVDEVNSVNHFKTFIQKLYSLYSVSNKNERELVNAAAEVGSQLLRIGRILDVRWVASSFRTVRAVWTSLGALVQHFKNACSDEMRSTKERQMYRGLLDRVQSPEFICDLGLMYDTLHELSLLSQELQSRSITLLRAEHLLKRSIRVIQSFKESPGEKYSEALEAKQTGEYRSIALKTNAKLKSINPGQFLQSLVNNLEKRLSFEDETIMDLSILDQSKWPSKPSIRHGEEQVKRLCKRFNLCTDQALNGMRDLLEEPSSEPKDLKPLMNCMKTFPVGTAECERNFSLMNNISSDKRAVLLISNISNLMMININGPPTSKFDPRKYTRTWLKSHRAASSVRSRQCSVKAPAESKFVWNIL, encoded by the exons ATGAAGAAAGGACACAAGCGGCGGTGTGCCACCCCAGTTGATGGAAGACATCATTCTGAG ACATCAATAATGACTGGCCAGACCTGTGGAGTGCTAAACAAACAGAAGACTTCAAATCCAAGAACCCCTGGTTGGGatccaaaaacaaaaaaattgg GATGTCTGGTCTGTAGCAGTGTGAACTCCATTGGGATCGACAAGGAGCAAGGACAAGGTGTATCGCTCTCaagagaatggatgaactttgaaATTCAAGTGTCTGGCCAGGGAAGTAGAACAACAAGTTTGTCAATCTTGAGAAATAAGGTGAGGAAACATGCGTTGTCCAAGGCCCACACTCAGGCTGTGAAGGTGGCAGagcaacagaaagaagctgccatTGAGAATGCAGTGGAGACTATGACTGAGTCCTACATGAAGGAAACTGAAGCTGTGTTTCGAACAGCCTACCATCTGGCCAAAAAGAACCGACCCTTTTCTGACCATGAGAGCCTCATTGAGCTGCAGGAACTGAATGGTGTAAAAATGGGCTCAATACTTCATTCACGTTACAGTGcaacacaaataatacaacatgTTGCTAGTGAGATGCAGAGCAAAATCATCAGTAGCATTATAGCATCATCCAGTAAGTTAGCTGTCCTAATTGACGAGGCATCTTCTTTAAGTCACAAAGCTGTCATGACAGTTTCTATTAAAGCATCAATTCAAGAAGAAAGCCCTGAGTTCATATTCCTGGAACTTGTTGAACTGGAAAATCAGAGAGCAGATGGCATATTACAGGCGTTACTCACCTGTTTAACTAATgctggctttacagaagagtggcttcATGAAAACTGGGTAACATTTGTATCTGATGGAGCCAGTGTCATGCTAGGAAAGAAGTCAGGAGTAGCAACCAGACTGACTTTGAGATTCCCAAAGCTTTTTGTATGGCACTGCATGAACCATAGACTTGAACTTGCTGTGTCAGATGCAGTTGATGAGGTAAACTCTGTCAATCACTTTAAAACTTTTATCCAGAAGCTATACTCTCTGTATAGTGTGTCAAACAAAAATGAACGTGAACTTGTTAATGCAGCAGCTGAAGTAGGCTCACAACTTCTTCGCATTGGCAGAATCTTGGATGTACGCTGGGTGGCCAGTAGCTTTCGGACTGTTCGTGCTGTTTGGACATCCCTGGGAGCTCTTGTGCAGCACTTTAAAAATGCTTGCAGTGATGAGATGAGGTCCACCAAAGAGAGGCAGATGTACAGAGGTTTGTTAGACCGTGTTCAAAGTCCAGAATTCATTTGTGACCTTGGCCTCATGTACGACACTCTCCATGAACTAAGTCTCCTGTCACAGGAGCTTCAGTCTCGTTCTATAACGCTCCTCAGAGCAGAGCATCTGCTGAAACGCTCAATCAGAGTGATCCAGTCATTCAAAGAGAGTCCAGGTGAGAAATATAGTGAGGCTTTAGAAgcaaaacagactggggagtatcGGTCTATAGCCCTGAAAACAAATGCAAAGCTGAAGTCTATCAATCCAGGCCAGTTCTTACAAAGCCTTGTGAACAATCTGGAGAAACGCTTGTCTTTTGAAGATGAGACCATCATGGACCTCAGCATCCTTGATCAGAGTAAGTGGCCATCAAAGCCCAGCATCCGCCATGGTGAAGAACAAGTTAAGCGACTGTGCAAGCGATTTAACTTGTGCACAGACCAAGCACTGAATGGGATGCGGGACCTACTGGAAGAGCCCAGTAGTGAGCCCAAGGACCTAAAACCACTTATGAACTGTATGAAAACATTCCCTGTCGGTACAGCAGAGTGTGAGAGGAATTTTAGCCTTATGAACAATATAAGCTCAGACAAGAGGGCTGTCCTTCTGATCTCAAACATATCAAACTTGATGATGATTAATATCAACGGCCCACCAACTTCCAAGTTTGATCCTAGAAAATATACAAGGACCTGGTTGAAGAGCCATCGTGCTGCCTCTTCGGTGCGTTCTAGACAGTGCAGTGTGAAAGCTCCTGCAGAAAGCAAATTTGTCtggaatatactgtag
- the LOC121573598 gene encoding E3 SUMO-protein ligase KIAA1586-like isoform X2, producing MTGQTCGVLNKQKTSNPRTPGWDPKTKKLGCLVCSSVNSIGIDKEQGQGVSLSREWMNFEIQVSGQGSRTTSLSILRNKVRKHALSKAHTQAVKVAEQQKEAAIENAVETMTESYMKETEAVFRTAYHLAKKNRPFSDHESLIELQELNGVKMGSILHSRYSATQIIQHVASEMQSKIISSIIASSSKLAVLIDEASSLSHKAVMTVSIKASIQEESPEFIFLELVELENQRADGILQALLTCLTNAGFTEEWLHENWVTFVSDGASVMLGKKSGVATRLTLRFPKLFVWHCMNHRLELAVSDAVDEVNSVNHFKTFIQKLYSLYSVSNKNERELVNAAAEVGSQLLRIGRILDVRWVASSFRTVRAVWTSLGALVQHFKNACSDEMRSTKERQMYRGLLDRVQSPEFICDLGLMYDTLHELSLLSQELQSRSITLLRAEHLLKRSIRVIQSFKESPGEKYSEALEAKQTGEYRSIALKTNAKLKSINPGQFLQSLVNNLEKRLSFEDETIMDLSILDQSKWPSKPSIRHGEEQVKRLCKRFNLCTDQALNGMRDLLEEPSSEPKDLKPLMNCMKTFPVGTAECERNFSLMNNISSDKRAVLLISNISNLMMININGPPTSKFDPRKYTRTWLKSHRAASSVRSRQCSVKAPAESKFVWNIL from the exons ATGACTGGCCAGACCTGTGGAGTGCTAAACAAACAGAAGACTTCAAATCCAAGAACCCCTGGTTGGGatccaaaaacaaaaaaattgg GATGTCTGGTCTGTAGCAGTGTGAACTCCATTGGGATCGACAAGGAGCAAGGACAAGGTGTATCGCTCTCaagagaatggatgaactttgaaATTCAAGTGTCTGGCCAGGGAAGTAGAACAACAAGTTTGTCAATCTTGAGAAATAAGGTGAGGAAACATGCGTTGTCCAAGGCCCACACTCAGGCTGTGAAGGTGGCAGagcaacagaaagaagctgccatTGAGAATGCAGTGGAGACTATGACTGAGTCCTACATGAAGGAAACTGAAGCTGTGTTTCGAACAGCCTACCATCTGGCCAAAAAGAACCGACCCTTTTCTGACCATGAGAGCCTCATTGAGCTGCAGGAACTGAATGGTGTAAAAATGGGCTCAATACTTCATTCACGTTACAGTGcaacacaaataatacaacatgTTGCTAGTGAGATGCAGAGCAAAATCATCAGTAGCATTATAGCATCATCCAGTAAGTTAGCTGTCCTAATTGACGAGGCATCTTCTTTAAGTCACAAAGCTGTCATGACAGTTTCTATTAAAGCATCAATTCAAGAAGAAAGCCCTGAGTTCATATTCCTGGAACTTGTTGAACTGGAAAATCAGAGAGCAGATGGCATATTACAGGCGTTACTCACCTGTTTAACTAATgctggctttacagaagagtggcttcATGAAAACTGGGTAACATTTGTATCTGATGGAGCCAGTGTCATGCTAGGAAAGAAGTCAGGAGTAGCAACCAGACTGACTTTGAGATTCCCAAAGCTTTTTGTATGGCACTGCATGAACCATAGACTTGAACTTGCTGTGTCAGATGCAGTTGATGAGGTAAACTCTGTCAATCACTTTAAAACTTTTATCCAGAAGCTATACTCTCTGTATAGTGTGTCAAACAAAAATGAACGTGAACTTGTTAATGCAGCAGCTGAAGTAGGCTCACAACTTCTTCGCATTGGCAGAATCTTGGATGTACGCTGGGTGGCCAGTAGCTTTCGGACTGTTCGTGCTGTTTGGACATCCCTGGGAGCTCTTGTGCAGCACTTTAAAAATGCTTGCAGTGATGAGATGAGGTCCACCAAAGAGAGGCAGATGTACAGAGGTTTGTTAGACCGTGTTCAAAGTCCAGAATTCATTTGTGACCTTGGCCTCATGTACGACACTCTCCATGAACTAAGTCTCCTGTCACAGGAGCTTCAGTCTCGTTCTATAACGCTCCTCAGAGCAGAGCATCTGCTGAAACGCTCAATCAGAGTGATCCAGTCATTCAAAGAGAGTCCAGGTGAGAAATATAGTGAGGCTTTAGAAgcaaaacagactggggagtatcGGTCTATAGCCCTGAAAACAAATGCAAAGCTGAAGTCTATCAATCCAGGCCAGTTCTTACAAAGCCTTGTGAACAATCTGGAGAAACGCTTGTCTTTTGAAGATGAGACCATCATGGACCTCAGCATCCTTGATCAGAGTAAGTGGCCATCAAAGCCCAGCATCCGCCATGGTGAAGAACAAGTTAAGCGACTGTGCAAGCGATTTAACTTGTGCACAGACCAAGCACTGAATGGGATGCGGGACCTACTGGAAGAGCCCAGTAGTGAGCCCAAGGACCTAAAACCACTTATGAACTGTATGAAAACATTCCCTGTCGGTACAGCAGAGTGTGAGAGGAATTTTAGCCTTATGAACAATATAAGCTCAGACAAGAGGGCTGTCCTTCTGATCTCAAACATATCAAACTTGATGATGATTAATATCAACGGCCCACCAACTTCCAAGTTTGATCCTAGAAAATATACAAGGACCTGGTTGAAGAGCCATCGTGCTGCCTCTTCGGTGCGTTCTAGACAGTGCAGTGTGAAAGCTCCTGCAGAAAGCAAATTTGTCtggaatatactgtag